Within the Thermosinus carboxydivorans Nor1 genome, the region TGCAGTAACCCATGCCGTAGTAACTCAGCTATCCACTCTGCATCTTTAACATCTGTCTTGCGTCCCGGAACTGCTTTTATGTGTTGTGCATTGACTACCAAAATCTCAATTCCCGTATGTTCTAAAAGATTGTAAATTGGTTTCCAGTAAACTCCCGTGCTTTCCATAGCTACATGACTACAGCCGTGACTTTGAAGCCAGCTTACTAATTCATGCAAGTCGTCCGTCATAGT harbors:
- a CDS encoding IS110 family transposase, coding for MKQVIRIVHERCCGMDVHKKIIVACVITPDNKEIRTFGTMTDDLHELVSWLQSHGCSHVAMESTGVYWKPIYNLLEHTGIEILVVNAQHIKAVPGRKTDVKDAEWIAELLRHGLL